A DNA window from Thalassospiraceae bacterium LMO-JJ14 contains the following coding sequences:
- a CDS encoding DUF1127 domain-containing protein, giving the protein MTNQINPTAGLPLFETSHDASSVNVQAILEQAKVMRGRVLGGMLSNAFAALMSAIRARRTAHTLDQLSDAVLADIGIERSQIASISRSLADGTYIQPTAEVTVLAPAEAAHKDDKQPELPLAA; this is encoded by the coding sequence ATGACAAACCAAATCAACCCGACAGCCGGCCTGCCGCTTTTCGAAACCAGCCATGACGCCAGCAGCGTCAATGTTCAGGCTATTCTTGAGCAAGCGAAGGTCATGCGCGGTCGCGTGCTCGGCGGCATGCTGAGCAATGCATTTGCTGCGCTGATGTCTGCGATTCGCGCACGGCGCACGGCACACACGCTCGATCAGCTCAGCGACGCCGTTCTGGCCGACATCGGCATCGAACGTTCGCAGATCGCCTCGATCAGCCGCTCGCTTGCCGATGGCACGTACATTCAGCCGACGGCCGAAGTGACCGTTCTCGCACCGGCCGAAGCCGCGCACAAAGACGACAAGCAGCCGGAATTGCCGCTCGCGGCCTAA
- a CDS encoding aminopeptidase P family protein, translating into MTDRRELDRDLDHLLRDNGARVDMVNAREILRGVLASPACDDDDAWISLIAPDCGDDVIAALSELNARIKSTLLDDGLQRRSTDPDRIAALRAEMKRRDLDAFIVPKADEHQGEFVARRSERLQWLSAFTGSAGSCVVMLRKAAVFVDGRYTLQVKKQVSTKLFEAHHSAATPMHTWLADNISAGMRVGFDPWLITDNERDRLETVCTRAGAYLVAQPDNPIDAVWAGQPPAPITPLVAHPSRFAGAASAKKRKALQDVMTDSGLDSLVLSAPDAIAWLLNVRGRDVPCTPVSLAYAIVHARGGIELFTDPRKMSPGLQSHLGDDVVVMETEALNDELGHLGSRGLKVGVDLGNAPAKIAMTLRFAGADIVNTPDPTQAMKARKNKTEQDGMRGAHLRDGIALANFLYWIEKSALRAKATEWDVGEKIDALRAELEQHMGHSFQTIAGFGSNGAIVHYRASEKNSARLKKGSLLLVDSGGQFLDGTTDVTRTVAIGKPTQEMRDRYTRVLKGHIALGRAVFPEGTTGSQLDTLARQPLWDIGLDYEHGTGHGVGSYLGVHEGPQRISKHPSTVALAPGMIISNEPGYYKSGGYGIRIENLVMVKTVKPQKGWERKILGFETLTCAPYDLALIEPKLLSRAETEWINDYHAWVRKSLEKQLDKPVRAWLTKATKPLKLPSR; encoded by the coding sequence ATGACCGATCGACGCGAGCTTGACCGGGATCTGGATCACCTGTTGCGTGACAACGGGGCACGGGTCGATATGGTCAATGCGCGGGAAATCCTGCGCGGCGTGCTCGCTTCTCCCGCCTGCGATGATGACGATGCCTGGATATCCCTGATCGCCCCCGATTGCGGCGACGATGTCATCGCGGCGCTCAGCGAACTCAATGCCCGTATCAAATCGACATTGCTCGACGACGGCCTGCAGCGGCGCAGCACCGATCCGGACCGCATTGCCGCGCTCCGCGCCGAGATGAAGCGGCGCGATCTCGATGCCTTCATCGTGCCCAAAGCCGACGAACATCAGGGTGAATTCGTCGCGCGGCGCTCAGAGCGCCTGCAATGGCTGAGCGCGTTCACCGGTTCCGCCGGGTCTTGCGTCGTCATGCTCCGCAAGGCCGCCGTGTTCGTCGACGGCCGCTATACCCTGCAAGTCAAAAAGCAGGTCAGCACAAAACTGTTCGAGGCGCACCACAGCGCCGCCACACCGATGCATACCTGGCTGGCCGACAACATTTCCGCCGGTATGCGCGTCGGCTTCGACCCGTGGCTGATCACCGACAATGAACGCGACCGCCTGGAGACCGTCTGCACCCGTGCCGGCGCCTATCTGGTGGCGCAGCCCGACAATCCCATCGACGCCGTATGGGCCGGTCAGCCGCCGGCACCGATCACGCCGTTGGTGGCGCATCCGTCGCGCTTTGCCGGTGCCGCGTCCGCCAAAAAGCGCAAGGCGCTGCAGGATGTCATGACCGACAGCGGGCTGGATTCCCTGGTCCTCAGCGCGCCGGACGCGATCGCCTGGCTGCTCAACGTGCGCGGTCGCGATGTGCCGTGCACCCCGGTTTCGCTGGCCTATGCCATCGTCCATGCCCGTGGCGGCATCGAATTGTTCACCGACCCGCGCAAAATGAGTCCGGGACTGCAAAGCCACCTTGGCGACGACGTGGTCGTCATGGAAACGGAAGCGCTCAACGACGAACTTGGCCATCTCGGCAGCCGCGGCCTCAAGGTCGGCGTCGATCTCGGCAACGCGCCGGCGAAAATCGCCATGACACTGCGCTTTGCCGGTGCCGACATCGTCAATACGCCCGACCCGACCCAGGCCATGAAGGCGCGCAAGAACAAGACCGAGCAGGACGGCATGCGGGGCGCGCACCTGCGCGACGGCATTGCGCTGGCCAATTTCCTTTACTGGATCGAAAAGTCGGCGCTGCGCGCCAAGGCAACGGAATGGGATGTCGGCGAAAAGATCGACGCCCTTCGCGCCGAACTCGAGCAGCACATGGGACACAGTTTCCAGACCATAGCCGGGTTTGGTTCCAACGGCGCCATCGTGCACTACCGGGCATCGGAAAAGAACAGCGCGCGACTGAAGAAAGGTTCGTTGCTGCTGGTCGACAGCGGCGGCCAGTTCCTCGACGGCACCACCGACGTCACGCGCACCGTCGCCATCGGCAAGCCGACACAGGAAATGCGCGATCGCTATACCCGTGTCCTCAAGGGTCATATCGCGCTTGGCCGCGCGGTTTTCCCCGAAGGCACCACCGGTTCGCAGCTCGACACCCTGGCGCGCCAGCCGCTGTGGGATATCGGTCTCGATTACGAACATGGCACCGGGCACGGGGTCGGCAGCTATCTCGGCGTGCACGAAGGCCCGCAACGCATTTCCAAGCACCCGAGCACGGTCGCGCTCGCGCCCGGCATGATCATTTCCAACGAACCGGGGTATTACAAATCCGGCGGGTACGGCATCCGCATCGAGAATCTGGTGATGGTGAAAACCGTCAAACCGCAAAAGGGCTGGGAGCGCAAAATCCTCGGCTTCGAGACGCTGACGTGTGCGCCTTACGACCTCGCCCTGATCGAGCCCAAATTACTGAGTCGTGCCGAAACCGAATGGATCAACGATTATCACGCGTGGGTCCGCAAATCGCTGGAAAAGCAACTCGACAAGCCGGTCCGCGCCTGGCTCACAAAGGCGACCAAGCCGCTCAAGCTGCCTAGCCGCTGA
- a CDS encoding sulfite exporter TauE/SafE family protein: MDSIVNILIAGTGLDLWGFALMCAVSFAGSFIAASLGLGGGLLVMATMASLLPPQVLIPLHGIVQLGSNAGRAAMLRGHILKHVVPPFLIGTVIGAFIGGNLVVTLPTAVLQMVLGAFVLYATWGPKMRTRSPGKRAFFGIGLFGALATMFVGATGPLVAPFAAAASEKRQEVVATHATMMTIQHGFKIVAFGVLGFAFGPYIPLLCGLLALGFAGTWVGKHTLNALPERAFRIALKTIITLLAIRLLFVGLTKLAA; the protein is encoded by the coding sequence TTGGACAGCATCGTCAATATTCTGATCGCCGGCACCGGCCTCGATCTCTGGGGCTTCGCCCTCATGTGCGCGGTGTCGTTCGCCGGCAGTTTCATCGCCGCATCGCTGGGACTCGGCGGCGGTCTTTTGGTGATGGCGACCATGGCGTCGCTTTTACCGCCGCAGGTGCTGATCCCGCTGCACGGCATCGTGCAGCTTGGCTCCAACGCCGGCCGTGCGGCGATGCTGCGCGGTCATATTCTCAAGCATGTGGTGCCGCCGTTTCTGATCGGTACCGTGATCGGCGCCTTCATCGGCGGCAATCTGGTGGTCACGCTGCCGACCGCGGTCCTGCAGATGGTGCTGGGCGCGTTCGTGCTGTACGCCACGTGGGGGCCGAAGATGAGGACCCGCTCACCGGGCAAGCGGGCGTTTTTCGGGATCGGGCTTTTCGGTGCGCTGGCGACCATGTTCGTCGGCGCCACCGGGCCGCTGGTCGCGCCGTTCGCCGCCGCCGCGTCGGAAAAGCGCCAGGAAGTGGTGGCCACGCACGCCACCATGATGACCATTCAGCACGGCTTCAAGATCGTCGCCTTCGGTGTTCTGGGATTTGCCTTCGGGCCGTATATCCCGCTGTTGTGCGGTCTTCTGGCGTTGGGCTTCGCCGGCACCTGGGTCGGCAAGCATACCCTGAACGCGTTGCCGGAACGGGCGTTCCGCATTGCGCTCAAGACCATCATCACGCTTTTGGCGATCCGCCTGCTGTTCGTCGGCCTGACGAAGCTGGCGGCCTAG
- the argH gene encoding argininosuccinate lyase, with the protein MTEKKNQNKPDTAQGTSAMWGGRFSAGPSAVMEAINASIDFDKKLYAQDIAGSKAHARMLADQGIIASADADAIAKGLDDIQAEIEAGTFEFKTALEDIHMNVESRLRELIGDAAGRLHTARSRNDQVATDLKLWVRDALDGLDRDLKALQAALIDQAERHADSVMPGFTHMQTAQPVTLGHHLMAYAEMLGRDRSRVTDARARMNESPLGAAALAGTSFPIDRDATARALGFERPAANSLDAVSDRDFAMEYMGVAAICAVHLSRLAEEIVLWCSDQFGYVRLSDEFSTGSSIMPQKRNPDAAELVRAKAGRVIGALNSLMIVMKGLPMTYGKDMQDDKEPVFEVADTMALSLAAMTGMIEGAVFNEQRMKADAGKGFSTATDLADWLVRTLAMPFRDAHHVTGALVKMAEERGCGLEDLPLADMQAVNAGISDEIFAVLGVDNSVASRKSYGGTAPDNVRAQIKNARARWL; encoded by the coding sequence ATGACCGAGAAAAAGAACCAGAACAAGCCGGATACTGCACAGGGCACCAGCGCCATGTGGGGCGGGCGTTTCAGTGCCGGGCCGTCGGCGGTCATGGAAGCCATCAACGCCTCCATCGACTTTGACAAAAAGCTCTATGCGCAGGATATCGCGGGCTCAAAGGCGCACGCCCGGATGCTGGCGGATCAGGGCATCATCGCATCGGCCGATGCCGATGCCATCGCCAAGGGGCTGGATGACATCCAGGCGGAAATCGAGGCCGGCACGTTCGAATTCAAGACCGCGCTCGAGGATATCCACATGAACGTGGAATCCCGGCTGCGCGAACTGATCGGCGATGCGGCCGGGCGGCTGCACACGGCGCGGTCCAGAAACGATCAGGTGGCGACGGACCTCAAGCTGTGGGTGCGTGACGCGCTCGACGGCCTGGATCGCGATCTCAAGGCTTTGCAGGCGGCGCTGATCGATCAGGCGGAACGCCATGCCGATTCGGTCATGCCCGGCTTTACGCATATGCAGACGGCGCAGCCGGTCACGCTCGGCCATCATCTGATGGCGTATGCGGAAATGCTCGGCCGTGACCGCTCCAGGGTGACGGATGCGCGCGCACGGATGAACGAAAGCCCGCTCGGTGCGGCGGCTTTGGCCGGCACCTCGTTCCCGATCGACCGGGACGCGACGGCCCGGGCACTCGGCTTCGAGCGTCCTGCGGCCAATTCGTTGGATGCGGTTTCCGACCGTGACTTCGCCATGGAATACATGGGCGTGGCAGCGATTTGCGCCGTGCACCTGTCGCGCCTCGCCGAGGAAATCGTGCTGTGGTGTTCGGATCAGTTCGGCTATGTGCGGCTGTCGGATGAATTTTCGACCGGCAGCTCGATCATGCCGCAAAAGCGCAACCCCGACGCCGCCGAACTGGTGCGGGCCAAGGCGGGCCGGGTGATCGGCGCGCTGAATTCGCTGATGATCGTCATGAAAGGCCTGCCGATGACCTACGGCAAGGACATGCAGGACGACAAGGAACCGGTATTCGAGGTCGCCGACACCATGGCGCTGTCGCTGGCGGCGATGACGGGGATGATCGAAGGCGCGGTCTTCAATGAACAACGAATGAAGGCCGACGCCGGCAAGGGCTTCTCGACGGCGACCGATCTGGCCGACTGGCTTGTCAGGACGCTGGCGATGCCGTTTCGCGATGCGCACCATGTCACCGGTGCGCTGGTGAAAATGGCCGAGGAACGGGGCTGCGGCCTTGAAGATCTGCCGCTCGCCGACATGCAGGCCGTCAATGCCGGCATCAGCGACGAAATCTTCGCCGTGCTCGGTGTCGACAATTCGGTCGCCAGCCGCAAAAGCTATGGCGGGACCGCGCCCGACAACGTCAGAGCGCAGATCAAAAATGCGAGAGCACGGTGGCTATAG
- a CDS encoding VOC family protein yields MKIDRIDHFVLTVRDIGATCDFYERALGMQREVFGEGRTALKFGRQKINLHPAGREYEPKARNPSAGGGDFCLITRTPMDDVVDHLERAGVEIELSPSARTGATGPINSVYFRDPDGNLVEISNYADEIDA; encoded by the coding sequence ATGAAAATCGACCGCATCGACCATTTTGTGCTGACCGTCCGGGACATCGGCGCCACGTGCGATTTCTACGAACGCGCGCTCGGTATGCAGCGCGAGGTGTTCGGGGAAGGGCGCACGGCACTTAAATTCGGGCGCCAGAAAATCAACCTACACCCGGCCGGGCGCGAGTACGAGCCAAAAGCGCGTAACCCGTCGGCCGGCGGTGGCGATTTCTGCCTGATCACGCGGACGCCGATGGACGATGTCGTCGATCACCTCGAACGCGCAGGCGTTGAAATCGAATTGAGTCCCAGTGCACGAACCGGCGCCACGGGGCCGATCAACTCGGTTTACTTTCGCGATCCTGACGGCAACCTGGTCGAAATTTCCAACTATGCGGATGAAATAGATGCCTGA
- a CDS encoding CoA transferase, with product MPEKSTADSNITGPLSGLRILELGHFIAAPFCTRVLADLGADVIKVEPPGRGDPVRTWGAIPEGEKSSVWWSVHGRNKRSVTADLKKPEGIELVKKMIEHADAVVENFKPGQLAKWGLGVEDIAAVNPEAIVVQISGYGQTGPYHKRAAFGVIGEAVGGLRHLTGYPKEVSDLPPVRTGVSIGDSIAGLYGAIGLLAALFEKNAGRGRPGRTVDVALTESILSMLEGCLPEYGYMNTIRQPHGSTIPTAAPSSAYPSKDGRWFLIGANSDTLFAKLCHVMKRPDLLEDVRFADNPSRVKHMPVLDAEIAGWTCRYPLEELEKMISDVDIPSTRIYDMADVAKDEQFLERGMVRPVDDPRLGEVLHPGVVPMMANGDGATDDGIRWAGPGVGEHNEQVLRDLLGMDGAEIERLKKEEII from the coding sequence ATGCCTGAGAAAAGCACAGCGGACAGCAACATTACCGGGCCCCTCTCGGGACTTCGAATTCTCGAGTTGGGGCATTTCATCGCCGCGCCGTTCTGTACGCGCGTGCTGGCCGATCTCGGCGCCGACGTCATCAAGGTCGAACCGCCCGGCCGCGGCGACCCGGTGCGTACCTGGGGGGCGATCCCCGAAGGCGAGAAATCCTCGGTCTGGTGGTCGGTGCACGGACGCAATAAGCGATCCGTCACGGCCGATCTGAAAAAACCCGAAGGCATCGAACTGGTCAAAAAGATGATCGAACACGCCGATGCGGTGGTCGAGAATTTCAAGCCCGGACAACTGGCGAAGTGGGGGCTGGGCGTCGAAGACATCGCCGCCGTCAACCCGGAAGCGATTGTCGTGCAGATTTCGGGCTATGGACAGACCGGCCCCTATCACAAGCGCGCCGCCTTCGGTGTCATCGGCGAGGCGGTCGGCGGGCTGCGCCATCTGACCGGCTATCCGAAAGAGGTTTCCGACCTGCCGCCGGTACGCACCGGGGTCTCCATCGGCGACAGCATTGCCGGGCTTTACGGTGCGATCGGCCTATTGGCGGCGCTGTTCGAAAAGAACGCCGGGCGCGGCCGGCCCGGGCGGACCGTCGATGTCGCGTTGACCGAGAGCATCCTCAGCATGCTCGAAGGCTGCCTGCCGGAATACGGTTATATGAATACGATCCGCCAGCCGCACGGCTCGACCATTCCGACCGCCGCACCGTCGAGCGCATATCCGTCGAAGGACGGGCGCTGGTTCCTGATCGGCGCCAACTCCGACACCCTGTTCGCCAAGCTCTGCCATGTGATGAAGCGCCCGGATCTGCTGGAGGACGTTCGCTTTGCCGACAACCCGAGCCGGGTCAAGCACATGCCGGTACTGGATGCGGAGATCGCCGGGTGGACCTGCCGCTATCCGCTGGAAGAACTGGAAAAAATGATCTCGGACGTCGATATCCCGTCGACGCGGATTTACGATATGGCCGACGTTGCCAAAGACGAGCAGTTTCTTGAGCGCGGCATGGTGCGTCCGGTCGACGATCCGCGCCTGGGCGAGGTTCTGCATCCGGGCGTGGTGCCGATGATGGCGAATGGCGATGGCGCCACGGACGACGGCATCCGTTGGGCCGGTCCCGGCGTCGGTGAACACAATGAACAGGTTTTGCGCGATTTGCTCGGCATGGATGGCGCCGAGATCGAACGCCTTAAGAAGGAGGAAATCATATGA
- a CDS encoding LysR substrate-binding domain-containing protein produces the protein MESAVRLGSISAAASEQNIAVSAVSRRLSDLEVRLGTAVLYRKGRGVEPTPAGSVLLRHAQNLLGLAERAADEMSDFAQGSRGHVRLAANPSAIAQFLPDVLAAFKTGNPNIKIALNEAVSDVIVQQIRDGLVDVGIFSAAVDHEGIETFAYRSDRLCAIVPEDHPLADRAQVAFREILPYPHVALADGSSLFALIAGLAREQDAELDVAVSVRSFDGVRRMVARGLGIAVLPAGVTEPYSKSDGLRVIDLLDDWAARAFLIGVRERKALSRPAERFVAHLLAAGA, from the coding sequence TTGGAATCGGCGGTCCGGCTGGGCTCGATCTCGGCCGCCGCCAGTGAGCAGAACATTGCCGTTTCCGCCGTCAGCCGCCGTCTCAGCGACCTCGAGGTCAGGCTCGGAACGGCGGTGCTGTACCGTAAGGGCAGGGGGGTTGAGCCGACGCCGGCGGGCAGCGTGTTGCTGCGCCACGCGCAGAACCTGCTCGGCCTCGCCGAGCGTGCGGCGGATGAAATGTCGGACTTCGCCCAGGGCAGCCGGGGACATGTGCGCCTTGCCGCCAACCCGTCGGCCATCGCGCAGTTTCTGCCGGATGTGCTGGCGGCCTTTAAAACCGGGAACCCGAACATCAAGATCGCGCTGAACGAGGCGGTCTCGGACGTTATCGTTCAGCAGATCCGTGACGGCCTTGTCGATGTCGGTATCTTTTCAGCCGCCGTCGATCATGAAGGGATCGAGACGTTTGCGTATCGCAGCGACCGACTGTGCGCCATCGTGCCCGAAGATCATCCGCTGGCCGACAGGGCCCAGGTGGCGTTTCGCGAAATCCTGCCTTACCCGCATGTCGCGCTGGCCGACGGCAGCTCGCTGTTCGCATTGATCGCCGGATTGGCGCGCGAGCAGGATGCGGAACTGGACGTCGCCGTCAGCGTGCGCAGTTTCGACGGGGTGCGCAGGATGGTGGCGCGCGGGCTGGGCATCGCCGTTCTGCCGGCGGGCGTTACCGAGCCTTATTCAAAAAGCGACGGGCTTCGGGTGATCGATCTTCTCGATGACTGGGCGGCGCGTGCCTTCCTGATCGGCGTGCGCGAACGCAAGGCACTGTCACGTCCGGCGGAGCGGTTTGTCGCGCACTTGCTGGCGGCGGGCGCGTAG
- the lysA gene encoding diaminopimelate decarboxylase has protein sequence MDHFNYKNGELYAEDVRLADVAAAVGTPFYCYSTATLVRHYTVFTDALAGLDTQVYFAVKANGNIGVLATLAALGAGADIVSIGELHRANAAGIPASKTVFSGVGKTAEELRAALEAGVHQINVESLSELRSLSDIASAMGVAARIAIRVNPDVDAKTHAKITTGKSENKFGIAWEQAEEVFAEAASLPGIDVAGVAVHIGSQLVDLAPYRAAYTKVRGLVETLRAGGHDIRVVDLGGGLGIPYDAEDPPSPAEYGAMVRDVMDGIGCKLAFEPGRMICGNAGVLVSRVVYVKEGIDRSFLILDAAMNDLIRPAMYDAYHTVVPVLEAGVGDNMAPVDIVGPICESGDTFAKGRMMPKLDPGDLVVFRSAGAYGAVMSSTYNGRDLVPEILVNGAAYEIVAERLNIDAMMAREHVPAWLTQSNNAPKEASG, from the coding sequence GTGGATCATTTCAACTACAAGAACGGCGAGCTTTATGCCGAGGATGTCCGCCTGGCCGATGTGGCCGCGGCTGTCGGCACGCCTTTCTATTGCTATTCGACGGCGACGCTGGTGCGCCACTATACGGTTTTCACGGACGCCTTGGCTGGCCTCGACACGCAGGTCTATTTCGCCGTCAAGGCGAACGGCAACATCGGTGTGCTGGCGACGCTGGCCGCGCTCGGCGCCGGCGCCGACATCGTTTCCATCGGCGAGTTGCACCGTGCCAATGCCGCCGGCATTCCGGCCTCGAAAACGGTTTTCTCCGGGGTCGGCAAGACCGCCGAGGAACTGCGCGCCGCGCTTGAAGCCGGTGTGCATCAGATCAATGTCGAGTCGCTTTCCGAACTGCGCAGCCTGTCGGACATCGCGTCGGCCATGGGGGTCGCGGCGCGGATCGCCATCCGCGTCAATCCGGATGTCGACGCCAAGACGCATGCCAAGATCACCACCGGCAAAAGTGAAAACAAGTTCGGTATCGCCTGGGAACAGGCCGAAGAGGTGTTTGCCGAAGCCGCCTCGCTGCCCGGCATCGATGTCGCCGGGGTTGCCGTGCATATCGGTTCGCAACTGGTCGACCTGGCGCCCTATCGCGCGGCGTATACAAAAGTGCGCGGTCTGGTGGAGACGCTGCGCGCGGGCGGCCATGATATCCGTGTCGTCGATCTCGGCGGCGGGCTCGGCATTCCCTATGACGCCGAGGACCCGCCCAGCCCGGCCGAATACGGCGCCATGGTCAGGGACGTCATGGACGGTATCGGCTGCAAGCTGGCGTTCGAGCCGGGCCGCATGATCTGCGGCAACGCGGGCGTGCTGGTCAGCCGTGTCGTCTACGTCAAGGAAGGCATCGACCGCTCGTTCCTGATTCTCGATGCGGCGATGAACGACCTGATCCGCCCGGCCATGTACGACGCCTATCATACCGTGGTGCCGGTCCTGGAAGCCGGCGTCGGCGACAACATGGCGCCGGTCGATATCGTCGGGCCGATCTGCGAAAGCGGCGACACCTTTGCCAAGGGCCGCATGATGCCGAAGCTCGATCCCGGCGATCTGGTGGTGTTCCGCTCCGCCGGGGCCTATGGCGCGGTCATGTCGTCGACCTATAACGGCCGCGACCTGGTGCCGGAAATTCTGGTCAACGGCGCGGCTTACGAGATCGTTGCGGAACGGCTTAACATAGATGCTATGATGGCGCGTGAACACGTGCCTGCTTGGTTGACCCAATCCAACAACGCGCCGAAGGAGGCGAGTGGATGA
- a CDS encoding hydroxymethylglutaryl-CoA lyase — translation MSSKEAVILCDVAPRDGFQVVPTWIPTETKVRIIEGLAAAGMKRIEAGAFVSPKHVPQMADTAEVHATVKVPADVALTTLVPNLRGAENALAAGVADIGYVFSVSESHNKSNVRRPVAASIAELGEVIQAGRDHDGFKLRVNAATSFDCPFEGRVPEDDVYRAIEQVLAFGYPVEIGLCDTTGRALPDHVGALCAGAIERFSDGVVGWAYHGHDTFGLGVANALYAYEAGVRVFDASVAGLGGCPFAPGATGNTASEDLVFTFEHMGIATGIDLAKLLDVAEEVAALPDTDTGGHIRIVPRARVLDAA, via the coding sequence ATGAGCAGCAAAGAAGCGGTCATTCTGTGCGATGTCGCGCCGCGCGACGGTTTTCAGGTCGTCCCGACCTGGATTCCGACCGAGACCAAGGTGCGGATTATCGAGGGGCTTGCCGCCGCCGGCATGAAACGGATCGAGGCCGGGGCCTTCGTCAGTCCCAAGCATGTGCCGCAGATGGCCGACACCGCCGAGGTGCATGCCACCGTCAAGGTCCCGGCCGATGTCGCCCTGACGACGCTGGTGCCGAACCTGCGCGGCGCGGAAAATGCGCTGGCCGCCGGGGTTGCGGACATCGGGTATGTGTTCTCGGTCTCGGAAAGCCATAACAAGTCGAACGTGCGGCGCCCGGTCGCGGCGTCCATCGCCGAGCTGGGCGAGGTCATTCAGGCCGGACGCGATCACGACGGTTTCAAGCTGCGCGTCAACGCCGCGACGTCTTTCGATTGTCCGTTCGAGGGCCGCGTCCCCGAGGACGATGTTTATCGCGCCATCGAACAGGTGCTGGCCTTCGGCTATCCGGTCGAGATCGGTTTGTGCGACACCACCGGCCGCGCGCTGCCCGATCATGTCGGCGCGCTCTGCGCGGGCGCCATCGAGCGCTTCTCGGATGGTGTCGTCGGCTGGGCCTATCACGGCCACGATACCTTCGGGCTCGGCGTCGCCAATGCGCTCTATGCCTATGAAGCCGGGGTCCGGGTGTTCGATGCTTCTGTTGCCGGGCTTGGCGGCTGTCCGTTCGCGCCGGGTGCGACCGGCAACACGGCGAGCGAGGATCTGGTGTTCACGTTCGAGCACATGGGCATCGCCACCGGCATCGATCTGGCAAAGCTTCTCGATGTCGCCGAGGAAGTGGCGGCACTGCCCGACACCGATACCGGCGGGCATATCCGCATCGTGCCGCGCGCGCGCGTCCTCGACGCGGCGTGA
- a CDS encoding TlpA disulfide reductase family protein, with protein MAPIRIRMLAVSLVGVIFLIFPALASDHAARCAVDGNAFKALKPAAEAKIPPALEFSKADGGKLTLQSLKGRGVIVNFWATWCVPCVREMPELDAIRKELAPAGIDVLAVSMDRGGHKVIADFFTRYKIDNLEALHIANNDATRALGIRGLPTTLLIDPKGREVARIVGLHKYDTAESIAYFKRCIGPEGS; from the coding sequence TTGGCCCCAATCCGTATTCGCATGCTGGCCGTGTCACTCGTCGGCGTGATTTTCCTTATATTCCCTGCACTTGCAAGCGATCATGCGGCGCGCTGCGCGGTCGACGGCAATGCTTTCAAGGCGCTCAAGCCGGCCGCCGAGGCGAAAATCCCGCCGGCGCTGGAATTCAGCAAAGCCGACGGCGGCAAACTGACGCTGCAAAGTCTCAAGGGACGCGGCGTGATCGTCAACTTCTGGGCCACCTGGTGCGTACCGTGCGTCCGGGAAATGCCGGAGCTGGACGCGATCAGAAAAGAACTCGCACCGGCGGGAATCGACGTGCTGGCGGTGTCCATGGACCGCGGCGGCCACAAGGTCATCGCGGATTTTTTCACCCGCTACAAGATCGACAATCTCGAGGCTTTGCATATTGCCAACAACGATGCGACGCGCGCGCTCGGCATCCGCGGCCTGCCGACAACGTTGCTGATCGACCCGAAAGGCCGGGAAGTGGCGCGCATCGTCGGGCTGCATAAATACGACACCGCGGAAAGCATCGCCTATTTCAAACGCTGCATCGGCCCCGAAGGATCTTGA